From one Anomalospiza imberbis isolate Cuckoo-Finch-1a 21T00152 chromosome 25, ASM3175350v1, whole genome shotgun sequence genomic stretch:
- the LOC137462277 gene encoding cAMP-dependent protein kinase inhibitor beta-like yields the protein MTEVEPVLDFASSGRTGRRNALPDILGSPAGVSPADLPLKLAEMSLSAGSAQDMQSPSAEVPSPQTPSPELKDTS from the exons ATGACTGAGGTGGAACCCGTGCTGGACTTCGCATCCTCCGGCAGGACGGGCCGGCGCAATGCCCTGCCCGACATCCTGGGCTCGCCCGCCGGCGTCAGCCCTGCCGACCTGCCCCTCAAACTGGCCGAGATGTCCCTGAGCGCAG GCAGTGCCCAGGACATGCAGTCGCCCTCAGCGGAGGTGCCCTCTCCGCAGACCCCCAGCCCCGAGCTGAAGGACACGTCCTAA